The following proteins come from a genomic window of Flavobacterium crocinum:
- a CDS encoding Rossmann-like and DUF2520 domain-containing protein produces MIQITIIGSGNVAQHLIKAFDESKTVEIKQVFSRKKETLLHLVDYEKIVTDFIEILPADLHIIAVSDNAIAEVSEQLPFNNQFVVHTSGTSSIELLDPKNRRGVFYPLQTFSKNKAIDYSIIPFCLEAENTADFKLLESIAKSISTAVYSISSEQRKALHVAAVFVSNFTNHLYYLGQEICEENQLPFAILRPLIQETADKINTLDPIDAQTGPAVRHDSNTTEAHMAFLQDENKKNIYKILTQSIQHNGKKL; encoded by the coding sequence ATGATTCAGATAACAATAATTGGTTCCGGCAATGTTGCCCAGCATTTAATAAAAGCTTTTGATGAAAGTAAAACTGTAGAAATAAAACAGGTTTTTTCACGAAAGAAAGAAACATTGCTGCATTTAGTCGATTACGAGAAAATTGTTACGGACTTCATTGAAATTCTACCGGCTGACTTGCATATAATTGCTGTTTCAGATAATGCAATTGCTGAAGTTTCAGAACAGCTTCCTTTTAATAATCAGTTTGTAGTTCACACTTCGGGTACGTCTTCAATTGAGCTTTTAGATCCTAAAAATCGTCGTGGTGTTTTTTATCCGCTTCAGACATTTTCAAAGAATAAAGCAATTGATTATTCGATCATTCCATTTTGTCTTGAAGCCGAGAATACAGCCGATTTTAAATTATTGGAATCTATTGCCAAAAGTATTTCTACAGCTGTATATTCTATTAGCTCAGAACAGCGCAAAGCACTTCATGTTGCAGCTGTTTTTGTAAGCAATTTTACGAATCATTTATATTATTTGGGACAAGAAATTTGTGAAGAAAATCAGCTTCCTTTTGCTATATTAAGGCCGCTGATTCAGGAAACAGCAGACAAAATAAATACACTGGACCCAATTGATGCCCAGACTGGCCCTGCTGTACGTCATGATTCGAATACAACAGAAGCTCACATGGCTTTTTTACAAGACGAAAACAAAAAAAATATCTATAAAATCCTAACACAATCTATACAGCATAATGGCAAAAAGTTATAA
- a CDS encoding KdsC family phosphatase has translation MAKSYKEIMNDITTFVFDVDGVLTDSSVFVTNEGEMLRTMNIRDGFALKAAIESGYNVCIISGGSNEGVRIRLQNLGIKDIYLGTPDKVKTLKEYTEIHNIKDENVLYMGDDIPDFHVMKLVGLPTCPQDASPEIKNICRYISHVKGGRGAARDVIEQVMKVQGKWMEYFNGKHD, from the coding sequence ATGGCAAAAAGTTATAAAGAAATAATGAATGACATCACAACGTTTGTTTTTGATGTAGACGGCGTACTAACAGACAGTTCTGTTTTTGTAACCAATGAAGGTGAAATGTTAAGAACAATGAACATTCGTGATGGATTTGCTTTAAAAGCAGCAATCGAAAGCGGTTACAACGTATGCATTATTTCTGGAGGAAGCAATGAAGGAGTTCGTATTCGTCTTCAAAATTTAGGTATTAAAGATATTTATCTGGGCACTCCTGACAAAGTAAAAACGTTAAAAGAATATACTGAAATTCATAATATTAAGGACGAAAATGTGTTATACATGGGAGATGATATCCCTGATTTTCATGTAATGAAATTAGTAGGACTTCCAACCTGTCCTCAGGATGCCAGTCCTGAAATTAAAAATATCTGCCGCTACATTTCGCATGTAAAAGGTGGAAGAGGCGCCGCAAGAGACGTTATCGAACAAGTAATGAAAGTGCAAGGGAAATGGATGGAATACTTTAACGGAAAACACGACTAA
- a CDS encoding geranylgeranylglycerol-phosphate geranylgeranyltransferase: MKFLKLIRYKNLLMLAFMQLLFRYAFLKQQNIPLALSDWQYGLLVLSTVLLAAAGYVINNIYDVATDSINKPQDVVVGKEISETAAYNIYIGLNISGVAIGFILSNIILRPTFASLFILIATLLYFYATSLKQIMILGNFVVALLLAVSVLIIGVFDIFPATTAENQAQMASLFSILIDYALFAFMINFIREIIKDIEDVNGDYNQGMNTLPIAIGINRAAKIALAFAIIPFILSALYVNAYFMENKLYIAVFYAFATVLAPLLYFIVKIFDAKSQKDFHHLSTILKLILFFGILSILVIALNIKYNA; the protein is encoded by the coding sequence ATGAAATTCCTAAAACTTATTCGATATAAAAATTTGTTGATGCTGGCTTTTATGCAGCTTCTTTTTCGTTATGCTTTTCTAAAACAGCAGAATATTCCGCTTGCTTTATCAGACTGGCAGTATGGATTATTAGTTTTAAGTACTGTTTTATTAGCCGCAGCTGGTTATGTTATTAATAATATTTATGATGTTGCAACAGATAGTATTAATAAACCTCAGGATGTTGTTGTGGGTAAAGAAATAAGTGAAACTGCAGCCTATAACATTTATATTGGTTTAAATATTTCCGGGGTTGCAATTGGTTTTATTCTATCTAATATTATTCTAAGACCAACTTTCGCATCGCTTTTTATCTTAATCGCTACTCTGTTGTATTTTTATGCTACATCCTTAAAACAAATTATGATTTTAGGGAATTTTGTTGTGGCATTACTTCTTGCGGTGAGTGTATTAATAATTGGTGTTTTTGATATCTTCCCGGCAACCACGGCTGAAAATCAAGCGCAAATGGCTAGTCTTTTTTCTATTTTAATTGACTATGCTCTGTTTGCTTTTATGATTAATTTTATTCGTGAAATTATTAAAGACATTGAAGATGTAAATGGAGATTACAATCAGGGAATGAATACTTTACCAATTGCTATTGGCATAAACAGAGCTGCTAAAATCGCATTGGCTTTTGCTATAATTCCGTTTATTTTATCTGCCCTTTATGTAAATGCCTATTTCATGGAAAACAAGCTTTACATTGCTGTTTTTTATGCTTTTGCAACAGTATTGGCGCCGTTATTATATTTTATAGTAAAAATATTCGATGCCAAATCTCAAAAAGATTTTCATCATTTGAGTACTATTCTAAAATTAATTTTATTCTTCGGAATTTTATCAATCCTGGTTATCGCCTTAAACATCAAATACAATGCTTAA
- a CDS encoding Maf-like protein, protein MLKEKLKKYKIILASGSPRRQQFFKDLDLDFEIRLKDVEEIYPPELKAVEITDYLAELKAAAFEGELKENEILVTSDTIVWHQNKALGKPKNAEEAFSMIKSMSNTTHEVITSVCFKTNHSSTLLHDITKVTFNDLSDEAILYYIENYKPYDKAGAYGIQEWFGFMAVAKVEGSYTNVMGLPTAKVYEFLTTLV, encoded by the coding sequence ATGCTTAAAGAAAAATTAAAGAAATATAAAATCATTCTGGCTTCCGGTTCACCACGCAGACAGCAGTTTTTTAAAGACTTAGATCTTGATTTTGAAATTCGTCTAAAAGATGTTGAAGAGATTTATCCGCCGGAATTAAAAGCTGTTGAGATTACAGATTATCTTGCTGAACTTAAGGCCGCAGCATTTGAAGGAGAATTAAAAGAGAATGAAATCTTAGTGACCAGCGATACCATTGTGTGGCATCAGAATAAAGCTTTAGGCAAACCTAAAAATGCAGAAGAAGCTTTTTCTATGATTAAATCAATGTCTAACACAACTCACGAAGTAATTACTTCTGTTTGTTTTAAAACGAACCACTCTTCTACTCTATTGCATGATATTACGAAAGTAACGTTTAATGATTTGTCTGACGAAGCTATTTTGTATTATATAGAAAACTACAAACCATATGATAAAGCAGGTGCATATGGTATTCAGGAATGGTTTGGTTTTATGGCAGTTGCAAAAGTTGAAGGCTCATATACCAATGTTATGGGACTTCCAACAGCAAAAGTCTATGAATTTTTGACTACATTAGTGTAA
- a CDS encoding mechanosensitive ion channel domain-containing protein, whose product MFSFKEYSREIIATIILILVLIVLRMVIAKLVRSFAASSQLFEHRTNLVIKYINILMNILVTTSLIVIWGVQTEDIFLTVSSIATVIGVAMFAQWSILSNITSGMVLFFSFPFRIGDTIKIHDKDFPIEAEIEDINTFHVSLKTKEGEKIIFPNNLLLQKGISIIPAKYEEREFFD is encoded by the coding sequence ATGTTTTCCTTTAAAGAGTATAGCCGCGAAATAATAGCAACCATAATTCTCATTCTGGTATTGATTGTACTTAGAATGGTGATTGCAAAACTGGTTAGAAGTTTTGCAGCTTCAAGTCAGTTATTTGAACATCGTACCAATTTAGTGATTAAGTACATTAATATTTTAATGAATATTTTGGTCACTACAAGTTTAATCGTAATCTGGGGTGTGCAAACTGAAGATATTTTTCTTACTGTTTCTTCTATTGCAACTGTAATTGGTGTTGCTATGTTTGCACAATGGTCCATTTTAAGCAATATTACTTCGGGAATGGTTTTGTTTTTTTCGTTTCCCTTTAGAATTGGAGATACTATAAAAATACACGACAAAGATTTTCCTATCGAAGCAGAAATTGAAGATATCAATACATTTCACGTAAGTTTAAAAACAAAAGAAGGAGAGAAAATTATCTTTCCAAACAATTTATTATTACAAAAAGGAATTTCGATAATTCCTGCAAAATATGAGGAAAGAGAGTTTTTTGACTAA
- a CDS encoding AI-2E family transporter codes for MTRPITLPFYAKLAFILVTLICFAFIFCTGKNIITPVLLAFLFAVLLLPIFSFFNEKLKLPRHLAAIVCLIIFLSFIVGILIFISYQVTYMANDFETIKKNANAFIIEIHKFIRENFQVSIGDQKKYLDSVTQDSVKTGQAKLGSFIISVSDVLFDSMIIVVYTFLFLIYKEHFKLFLAKLIKRENHSVLMDILSQIKVSINNYIVSLIIEMIVVSVLTSLGLWIIGIKYFILLGLITGILNLIPYIGITIAGIITILASLTGSGETSVILGILIVNIIVQFIDNNLLVPLIINSKVEINAFVSIMGIIVGGAAAGISGMFLAIPLLAILKIIFDRIESLAPWGYLMGNHVPRKFTWRKRKVATEN; via the coding sequence ATGACTCGGCCAATAACTTTACCTTTTTATGCAAAACTTGCTTTTATACTTGTTACTTTAATTTGTTTTGCCTTTATATTTTGTACCGGAAAAAATATTATTACACCTGTTTTACTTGCTTTTCTTTTTGCGGTTTTATTACTTCCAATTTTTTCTTTTTTCAATGAAAAGCTAAAATTGCCAAGACATCTGGCGGCAATAGTCTGTCTTATTATTTTTCTCTCTTTCATAGTCGGAATTTTAATCTTTATTTCCTATCAGGTCACTTACATGGCAAATGACTTTGAAACCATAAAGAAAAATGCGAATGCTTTTATTATTGAAATTCATAAATTTATAAGAGAAAATTTCCAGGTAAGTATTGGTGATCAGAAGAAGTATCTCGATTCTGTCACGCAGGATTCCGTTAAAACCGGACAAGCAAAACTGGGGTCTTTTATAATCTCTGTAAGTGATGTTCTTTTTGATAGTATGATTATTGTAGTCTACACATTTTTATTTTTAATTTATAAAGAACATTTTAAACTGTTTTTAGCTAAATTAATTAAAAGAGAGAATCATTCTGTTCTTATGGATATACTTTCACAAATTAAAGTTTCGATCAATAATTATATTGTAAGTTTAATTATTGAAATGATTGTTGTTTCGGTACTGACAAGTTTAGGCTTGTGGATTATTGGTATTAAGTATTTTATCTTACTTGGATTAATTACAGGTATTTTAAATCTTATCCCCTACATCGGAATTACAATAGCTGGTATTATAACAATTTTAGCCTCTTTAACCGGATCCGGTGAGACTTCTGTTATTCTGGGAATCCTAATTGTAAATATTATTGTTCAGTTTATCGATAATAATCTTTTAGTACCATTGATTATTAATTCAAAGGTAGAAATCAATGCTTTTGTGTCCATTATGGGAATTATTGTAGGCGGTGCGGCAGCAGGAATTTCAGGAATGTTTTTGGCTATTCCGCTTTTGGCAATTTTAAAAATTATTTTCGACCGTATAGAGTCACTTGCTCCCTGGGGCTATCTCATGGGAAATCATGTGCCACGAAAATTTACATGGCGTAAAAGAAAAGTTGCAACAGAAAATTAA
- a CDS encoding LVIVD repeat-containing protein — MKKNVYLLSFLAMSLLIGCDSNDDNKNNNQSLDNITITSDQNTLSQRLDYTNSGVISIENGSLTGKSAESTVTNFPLVQIAEVKPPVDANGRTLQASHVTVNGNYAYVSYITRGDVYSGAIDVIDVTDPYKPKLVTSALIPNTDITSLTYTNGNLIIGAAKDIDKDPLLKNNPAVVYNMPLSSGLLTDKTTANYLESRVTTDVAANTNDYYAVTGDNGSLFKMNASTKAITSKVAVADLRSIALTSDKVVTLSGAKGVNIYNQSTLALQKSFTTSTDVSGAKRTIDVDGTKLLVSEGPNGLGVYDINSGSKLQTIAIPTAAEDNVTNAVSVNDGYAFLANGALGLNVYQSGTQLNLLGSLGIAGSSNYVKSSGNYIYVASGTGGLKIIKMEKPSTTFASCSSYPVYNQGKDLILNSNDIKSYQGATAINSAIVNSGAVLTHCGSIAILNNLTLNSGGTFNMRGSLSQGKYQQSNPTQLIINSNATLQVEGSVVIWGDLLLNSGAKINFIGTGSSITIYGKVTKNSGVTITGNYTDTENKLK; from the coding sequence ATGAAGAAGAATGTTTATTTGCTTTCATTTTTAGCAATGTCCCTTTTAATAGGCTGCGACAGTAACGATGATAATAAAAACAACAATCAATCGTTAGACAACATTACAATTACTTCAGATCAAAACACTTTAAGTCAAAGGCTTGATTACACCAATTCCGGAGTAATTTCGATCGAAAACGGTTCTTTAACAGGGAAATCTGCTGAGAGCACTGTTACTAATTTTCCACTTGTTCAAATTGCAGAGGTAAAACCTCCGGTTGATGCTAACGGAAGAACTTTACAAGCCAGTCATGTTACTGTAAACGGTAATTACGCTTATGTTTCGTATATCACTCGTGGTGATGTTTATTCAGGAGCAATTGACGTAATTGATGTTACTGATCCTTACAAGCCAAAATTAGTTACATCGGCTTTGATTCCAAACACGGATATTACCTCTCTTACTTATACAAATGGAAATTTAATTATTGGAGCAGCAAAAGATATTGACAAAGATCCTTTGCTTAAAAATAATCCTGCCGTAGTTTACAACATGCCTTTAAGCTCTGGCCTTCTTACAGATAAAACTACTGCAAATTACTTAGAAAGCAGAGTTACAACTGATGTGGCTGCTAATACTAATGATTATTATGCAGTTACAGGTGATAATGGAAGTTTATTTAAAATGAACGCTTCAACAAAAGCAATCACAAGCAAAGTTGCTGTAGCAGATTTACGCTCTATCGCTTTAACTTCTGATAAAGTGGTTACTTTAAGTGGTGCTAAAGGAGTTAATATCTACAACCAATCAACACTTGCTTTGCAAAAAAGCTTTACAACTTCTACAGATGTAAGCGGTGCGAAAAGAACAATAGATGTTGACGGAACAAAACTTTTAGTTTCTGAAGGTCCTAATGGTCTTGGTGTTTATGATATTAACAGTGGTTCAAAATTACAAACTATTGCAATTCCAACTGCTGCTGAAGATAACGTTACCAATGCAGTTTCTGTAAATGATGGTTATGCATTTCTTGCTAACGGAGCTTTAGGATTAAACGTTTACCAATCCGGAACTCAGCTTAATTTGTTAGGTTCTTTAGGAATTGCAGGGTCATCAAACTATGTAAAATCAAGTGGTAATTATATCTATGTTGCTAGTGGTACAGGTGGTTTAAAAATTATTAAAATGGAGAAACCAAGTACTACATTTGCAAGTTGTTCTTCATACCCGGTTTACAATCAAGGAAAAGATTTAATTTTAAATTCTAATGATATTAAATCATATCAGGGTGCAACTGCTATTAATTCTGCCATTGTTAATTCAGGAGCTGTATTAACACACTGTGGTTCTATCGCAATTTTGAATAATCTAACTTTAAATAGTGGCGGTACCTTTAACATGAGAGGAAGTTTATCTCAGGGTAAATATCAGCAATCAAACCCAACTCAATTAATTATCAACAGTAATGCAACATTACAAGTAGAAGGTTCTGTTGTAATTTGGGGAGATCTGTTATTAAACAGCGGTGCTAAAATTAATTTCATTGGTACTGGTTCATCTATTACAATCTACGGAAAAGTTACTAAAAATAGTGGTGTAACCATTACAGGAAATTATACTGATACAGAAAACAAATTGAAATAA
- a CDS encoding PIG-L family deacetylase — protein MRKIQVQIILLFFLGFQISFAQQPQKPNSVEIYNQIKKLNFLGSVLYLAAHPDDENTRMISYLANDMNARTGYLSLTRGDGGQNLIGPQLRELLGVIRTQELIEARKIDGGEQFFSRANDFGFSKNPDETLDIWDKDKVLADVVWTIRKFQPDIIINRFDHRSPGTTHGHHTSSAMLSVESFKLTNDPKVYPEQLKFVTPWQVKRQFFNPSWWFYGSQEKFDAANKSKFTKLETGVYYTGIGKSNQEIAALSRSRHQSQGFGSTGVRGDETEYLELINGEAPKERDNLFDGIDTSWNRVKNGKPIGNLISSIISNYNFSNPSASIPDLVKAYSMIEALEDIHWKTIKAEAIKNIIASCSGLYLEAVSNEQEATPGSTIRLTLEAINRCTVDMQLVSITTLPDNKTTVQNSILKNNNDQKINLQLQLPNNVEYTQPYWLKEKATVGMYTVSNQEIIGIPDIIRDTKVVFNVKIGGVEIPFERTVVYKYNDGVKGEMYNFLDIVPEVTTSILERVLVFRDTKSKMIPVKVRAGKDGVKGNLQLELPKSWNVSPKEIPFTLDKKGNEQIFYFEVTPPVNPEEVTAKSIATVDGKRFDKDQTIIDFPHITKQMVLKPAESKCIRIDLKTSGDAIAYIMGAGDEVPESLKQMGYKVSILKPEEITPEKLDSFSTVITGVRAYNTVNALANKQSILFNFVKGGKNMIVQYNTNGKLVTDKIAPYPLKLSNDRVTEENAKITFLAPNHPVLNTPNEISAKDFEGWTQEQGLYYPNEYDPAFTPIISSHDKGESAKDGALLVAPYGKGYYIYTGLSFFRELPEGVSGAYRLLSNIISLKQPLEAPKQDIKQ, from the coding sequence ATGCGAAAAATACAGGTACAAATCATTCTTTTATTTTTTCTAGGTTTTCAGATTTCGTTTGCACAGCAACCACAAAAACCAAATTCAGTTGAAATTTATAATCAAATCAAAAAATTAAACTTTTTAGGTTCAGTATTATATCTTGCTGCTCACCCTGATGATGAAAATACCAGAATGATTTCGTATTTAGCCAATGATATGAATGCAAGAACAGGTTATCTTTCTTTAACTCGCGGTGATGGCGGACAGAATTTAATTGGCCCTCAATTACGCGAATTATTAGGAGTTATTAGAACTCAGGAATTAATTGAAGCCAGAAAAATAGACGGTGGAGAGCAATTTTTCTCTCGTGCCAATGATTTTGGTTTTTCCAAAAATCCAGATGAGACTTTAGATATTTGGGACAAAGATAAAGTCCTGGCCGATGTGGTTTGGACAATCAGAAAATTTCAGCCGGACATTATCATCAACAGATTTGATCATCGTTCACCGGGTACAACACATGGACACCACACCTCTTCTGCAATGTTGAGTGTTGAAAGTTTTAAATTGACAAATGATCCAAAAGTTTATCCGGAACAATTGAAATTTGTAACGCCCTGGCAGGTGAAAAGACAGTTTTTTAATCCGTCCTGGTGGTTTTATGGAAGTCAGGAAAAATTTGACGCAGCCAACAAATCAAAATTCACAAAGTTAGAAACGGGTGTTTATTATACCGGAATTGGAAAATCCAATCAGGAAATTGCTGCTTTAAGCAGAAGCCGTCATCAATCTCAGGGTTTTGGTAGTACCGGAGTTCGTGGTGATGAAACGGAATATCTGGAATTAATTAATGGCGAAGCTCCAAAAGAACGCGATAATTTATTTGACGGAATTGATACAAGCTGGAATCGTGTTAAAAACGGAAAACCAATTGGGAATTTAATTTCATCCATTATTTCAAATTATAATTTCAGTAATCCTTCTGCAAGTATTCCGGATTTGGTGAAAGCCTATTCTATGATAGAAGCTTTGGAGGACATACACTGGAAAACAATCAAAGCAGAGGCTATTAAAAATATTATTGCATCTTGTTCCGGTCTTTATCTTGAAGCGGTTTCAAATGAACAGGAAGCAACGCCGGGAAGCACTATCAGATTAACTCTGGAAGCTATAAATAGATGCACTGTTGATATGCAGTTAGTCAGTATTACAACATTACCCGATAATAAAACAACTGTTCAAAACAGTATTTTGAAAAATAATAACGACCAAAAGATTAATCTTCAGTTACAGCTTCCAAACAATGTAGAATATACGCAGCCGTATTGGTTAAAAGAAAAAGCAACTGTCGGAATGTACACTGTTTCGAATCAGGAAATTATAGGAATTCCTGATATTATCAGAGATACAAAAGTTGTTTTTAATGTAAAGATTGGTGGTGTTGAAATTCCATTTGAAAGAACAGTTGTATATAAATACAATGATGGTGTAAAAGGAGAAATGTATAATTTCCTTGATATTGTGCCGGAAGTTACAACTTCAATCCTGGAAAGAGTTTTGGTTTTTAGAGATACAAAAAGCAAAATGATTCCGGTAAAAGTTCGCGCAGGAAAAGACGGCGTAAAAGGAAATTTACAATTAGAACTGCCAAAAAGCTGGAATGTATCTCCAAAAGAAATTCCATTTACTTTAGACAAAAAAGGAAATGAACAGATTTTTTATTTTGAAGTAACACCACCAGTAAATCCTGAAGAAGTTACTGCAAAAAGTATTGCAACGGTTGATGGTAAACGCTTTGATAAAGATCAGACAATTATTGATTTCCCTCATATTACAAAACAAATGGTTTTAAAACCGGCAGAATCAAAATGCATCAGAATTGATTTAAAGACTTCAGGAGATGCCATTGCTTACATTATGGGTGCGGGTGACGAAGTTCCTGAGAGTTTAAAACAAATGGGGTACAAAGTTTCTATTTTAAAACCTGAAGAAATTACACCTGAAAAATTAGATTCGTTCAGTACTGTAATCACTGGAGTTCGTGCCTACAATACTGTAAACGCATTAGCAAATAAACAAAGTATTCTTTTCAATTTTGTAAAAGGTGGCAAAAACATGATTGTTCAATATAATACAAACGGAAAACTGGTTACAGATAAAATCGCACCTTATCCGTTAAAATTATCGAATGATCGTGTGACGGAAGAAAATGCTAAAATTACTTTCTTAGCGCCAAATCATCCTGTTTTAAATACGCCTAATGAAATCAGTGCAAAAGATTTTGAAGGCTGGACACAAGAACAAGGTTTGTATTATCCAAATGAATATGATCCTGCCTTCACTCCTATTATATCATCACATGACAAAGGAGAATCGGCTAAAGATGGCGCTTTATTAGTAGCTCCATACGGAAAAGGATACTATATTTACACAGGTTTAAGTTTCTTTAGAGAATTACCGGAAGGAGTTTCCGGAGCTTATAGATTATTATCTAATATTATTTCGCTAAAACAGCCTCTTGAAGCCCCAAAACAAGACATAAAGCAATAA